The sequence ATGAAGGGGGCCGAACAGGAAATTCAGGACCGGACCTGGAATACCGCCAAGGCCTGGTACGGGGATCCACTGCCAAAGATTGTTCAGGACCGGGTGCGCCTGGAATTAAATAGTATCGTCAAGAACGGGTTCTCGGTCATTTACCTGATTGCCCAGCGGCTGGTTGCCAAGTCCAACAAGGACGGCTACCTGGTTGGGTCCCGGGGTTCCGTTGGTTCCAGTGTGGTGGCCACTTTGTCAGGGATCACCGAGGTTAACCCGTTGCCACCGCATTATCGTTGCCCGAAGTGTCAGTACTGTCACTTCTATACCAAGGGTGAGTACAGCTCGGGCTTTGACCTTCCCGAGCGCAAGTGCCCGAAGTGTGGCACCCTCCTGGTCAAGGATGGGCACGATATTCCATTCCAGACCTTCTTAGGGTTCAAGGGGAATAAGGTGCCGGATATCGATTTGAACTTCTCCGGTGACTACCAGCCAATTGCCCACAACTACATGAAGGTCCTCTTCGGTGAGAAGAACGTGTTCCGGGCCGGGACGATCGGAACGGTGGCCGACAAGACCGCCTACGGATATGTCAAGGCCTACGAGCGGGACAAGGATGTTCAGTTCCGCGGGGCCGAGGAAGATCGGCTGGCTAAGGGCGCAACCGGCGTCAAGCGGACGACCGGGCAGCACCCGGCCGGGATCATCATTGTTCCCGATGATATGGACATTTACGACTTTACGCCGGTTCAATACCCGGCCGATGACCAAAACGCCGCCTGGGAAACGACCCACTTTGATTTCCACTCGATCCACGATAACATCCTGAAGATGGATATACTGGGCCACGATGACCCGACGATGATCCGTGCCCTTCAGGACCTTTCCGGGATCAACCCGCGGACGATTCCAATGAATGATCCGGGGGTCATGTCGCTCTTCTCCAGTCCAAAGCAACTCGGCGTGACCGAGGAACAGATCCAGAGTAAGACCGGGACGCTGGGGCTGCCGGAATTCGGGACCCGCTTCGTCCGGGGGATGTTAAACGATACCCACCCGAAGAACTACTCGCAGCTGCTGCAGATTTCCGGCCTCTCGCACGGGACCGGGGTGTGGCTGGACAACGCCCAGGAGCTGATCAAGGAGGGGACGGCCACGATTGCCAACGTGATTGGTTGTCGTGACAACATCATGACCGACCTGATTCACTACGGGTTGGACTCCGAAACCTCCTTCCAGGTGATGGAATCCGTTCGGCACGGCCGGGGGATCCCGGACGAATGGCAGGAAAAGATGCGCAAGGCTAACGTCCCGCAATGGTACATGGATTCTTGTCTTAAGATCAAGTACATGTTCCCGCGGGCCCACGCCGCCGCCTACGTCCTGATGGCGCTGCGGATTGCCTACTTTAAGGTCTACTTCCCGCTGGTCTACTACTGTGCCTACTTCTCCGTGCGGGCCGATGACTTTGATGTTGTTGCCATGGCCCACGGTAAGGATGCCGTTAAGCACCGGATGGCGGAAATCAACCAGCAGGGGAACGACGCCTCCGCCAAGGACAAGAGCCTGCTGACGATCCTGGAACTGGCCAACGAAATGCTGGAGCGGGGCTTTAAGTTCAAGATGGTGGACCTGAACCGTTCCGATGCCTCGAACTGGCTGATCGACGGCGACAGCCTGATCGCGCCGTTCCGGGCCGTTCCGGGCTTGGGTCTCAACGTTGCTAAGCAGATTGTGGCCGCCAGAGAGGAAAAGCCCTTCCTGTCGAAGGAGGACCTGGCCGAGCGGGGCAAGGTTTCACAGACGCTCATTGACTTCTTGACGACCAATCACGTCTTAGACGATCTGCCGGACGAGAATCAACTGAGCCTGTTCTAAAATCAAAGCTAACTGAAAACTACGTCAGCCCTGACGAACTTTGTCAACGGCTGGCGTTTTAGTTTGTCTTTGCGGTCCTTTTATGCTAAACTAAATCATGGTAAATAACTCGTGGGAGTGAGCAGTGATGCTCGCTCTTTTTATTGCAAACGATGGAGGTGACAAAATATGAGTACTGTTGTCGAAACCGTCAAAGGACTGGTTGAACCGATCCTGGCAGAACACGACTTCTACCTTTACGATATTGAATTCGTCAAGGAAGGGAAGAGTTGGTACCTGCGGGTCTACATTGATAAGGACGGCGGGATCACCCTGGAGGACTGCGCGACGGTCAGTGACCAGCTGAGCGAGGCCCTGGACAACGTCGAGCCCGACCCGATTCCCCAGGCCTACTTCCTGGAGGTGTCATCACCGGGTGCCGAGCGGCCGCTGAAGAACGAACAGGATTACCAGCGGGCGGTTAATGATTACATCCACGTTTCCCTCTACCAGCAAATTGATGGCAAGAAGGTCTACGAGGGAACCCTGACCAAGCTGTCGGATAAGGAATTAACGTTGGATTACATGGACAAGACCCGTCATCGCCAGGTCGTCATCGACCGGAGTAAAATTGCCCAAGCACGGTTGGCAATCAAGTTTTAATTAAAGGAGTGTCTCAAGTGAGCAAGTCAAGAGTCAATGAGGAAATGATTGGCGCCCTGAACTACCTGGAAAAGGAAAAGGAGATCAAGAAGGAAGTTATTATTGACGCCCTCGAGCAAGCGCTCGAAACGGCCTACAAACAAAACTACGGTGAGAAAAACGTCGAGGTTGAATTCAATTCCCTGACCGGTAACATCAAGGTATACGCGGTCAAGACGATTACCGATGACGAAGAGGCCGTGGAAAATGACCCGAACGAATTCATGAGCCTGGAAGACGCCCGGAAGCTGCCTCACGGCCAGGGCTACGATGTTGGCGATGAAATTCGTGAAGAGGTGACGCCACGCAACTTCGGCCGGATTGCCGCCCAAACTGCCAAACAGGTCGTCATGCAACGGCTGCGTGAAGAAGAGCGGAAAATCATTTACAATAAGTACAAGACCTACGAAAACGAAATCGTCACCGGTGAGGTTTCCCGGGAGGACAAACGCTTTACCTACGTTGACCTTGGCGACGGTGTCGAGGGGGCAATGGGCTTCCGGGACAAGATGCCAAACGAGCATTACCACGTTCACGACCGGATTCAGGTTTACGTTTCCCGGGTCAACGATGACAAGCGGGGGCCGCAGATTTACGTCAGTCGGACTGCCCCAGAACTGTTGAAGCGGCTCTTTGAACGGGAAGTTCCTGAAATCAAGGACGGGACCGTTCTGATTGAAAACATCGCTCGTGAAGCCGGCGACCGGGCCAAGGTCGCGGTTTACTCCAACGATCCAAACGTCGACCCAGTCGGCACCTGCGTTGGTCCGCGGGGCTCCCGGGTTCAAGCAATTGTCAACGAATTGGATGGCGAAAACATGGACATCGTCGAATACGTCAAGGATCCGGCCCAGTTCATCGCTAACGCCCTCAATCCGGCCGACGTTCAGGACGTAATTTTCAACGAACCGGAAGAACAACCAGCACCGGAAACTGAAGACACGGACCAGCCAGCAGAAGATCAGGTGGACACTGACACGGACGCACCGGAGACGGAAGAAACCACTGCAAGCGAAGCGCCGGCGCCAAAGGAAGTCGAGCGTTCCTGCACGGTCGTGGTTCCAGATAACCAGCTGTCACTGGCCATCGGGAAGCGGGGGCAAAACGCCCGCTTGGCTGCCCGGCTGACGAAGTACAAGATCGACATCAAGTCCGTTTCCGAAATGGAAGAACTGGAAAAGCAGGAAGCCATGGCTGATGAGGACGCACCGGTAGACACCGATGACGCACCTGCAGCAGGCGATGATCAACCAACGGACGCTGAATAGCAGCAGAATTAATAATTGAGCAACGGGGTGAAAATAATGAAAAAGAGAAAAGTACCGATGCGCAAGGATATTGTAACGGGCGAAATGATGCCCAAGCGGCAATTGATCCGGGTCGTTAAGAACAAGGATGGCGAGGTTTCCCTCGACCCAACCGGCAAGAAAGCCGGCCGGGGAGCTTACATCGCCGTTGACGTTGCCATTGCCAAACGGGCCAAGGCGGAACGGACCTTTGAGAAGGCCTTTCACGTGGATTTAGATGACTCATTTTACGATGAGCTGATCCAGTACACTGACCACCTGCAGGCCCGGCAGGAACTCTTTGGCAAAGATGCAAAAAACTAATCAAGAAGCGATCTTAAATCTGCTGGGGCTTGCCCGTCGCGCGGGTCAGCTGACCAGTGGTGAGGGAATCGTCTTAAAAAACATTCAAACGAATAAGGCAAAGTTTGTCTTCCTCGCAAGTGATGCGGGTGCGGCGAGCGTGAAAAAGTTTACCGATAAGTGTAAGTTTTATCACGTCCCGTGCGACCAGCACTTTACGCGGGAACAACTCAGTCAGGCAACGGGCCAGGCAAGAACCGTTTTTGGTGTGATGCAATCTGGATTTGCAAGAAAGTTTGAGGAATTAACTACAATGGAATAAGGAGCGTGAGCGTATGGCCAAGGAACGAATTTATGAACTAGCAAAAGAGCTCAAGATGCCAAGCAAGAACTTGGTGAAGGTGGCAAAGCAGCAGGGCATGGCGATTAAGAGCCACATGTCTTCGGTAACCCCCGAAGAAGCCAACAAGCTGCGCAGCGTTGTGAAGAACGGTAGCGCTAATAGTAAGGGCAATAAGCCGCAGGCAAAGGCCAAGCCGGCTGCCCAGCAAAAGGCCAAGCCTGCCAAGCATCAAGCAGCTAAGCATCAGGAGAACCACTCCCATAAGAGCCAGCAAAAGGCTAGTCAACAACAGCATGAGGAACGTCACGAACACAAGGCCAACCATGCCGAAGCCCAGACCCGGCGTGAAAATAACGAGAATAATAACCACCAGCGCCATAATGGTGGGGGCCGGTTCGGCGGCAGCTTAAACAATAATAACAACAACCGCCACAATAAGAAGCGCAACAAGCGCAATAAGCATAACAAGAACCGCCGTCTCCGCGAGGTTGAGCATAAGCAGCCAACCCAGCGGAAGGATAAGCCGTTGCCGGACGTTCTGGAATACACCGAAGGGATGAACGCCCAGGACCTGGCCAAGCTCTTGCACCGGTCACCAGCTGAAATCATCAAGAAGCTGTTCATGCTGGGGGTAATGATCAACCAGAACCAGTCACTGGACAAGGACACGATTGAACTGCTGGCAGCTGATTACGGCATCGAAGCCAAGGAAAAGGTTGAAGTGGACGTTTCCGATATCGACAAGATCTTTGAGGAAGAGGAAGAAAACACCACTCACCTCGTTTCACGGCCACCAGTTGTTACGGTAATGGGTCACGTTGACCACGGGAAGACGACCCTGCTGGATAAGCTGCGTCACTCCCACATTACCGAGCACGAAGCCGGTGGGATCACCCAGGAAATCGGTGCCTACCAGGTTCACTACAATGACCAGCTGATTACCTTCCTGGATACGCCAGGGCACGCGGCCTTCACCGAAATGCGTGCGCGGGGTGCCGACATCACCGATATCACCGTTCTGGTGGTTGCGGCCGATGACGGGGTCATGCCACAGACGGTCGAGGCCATTCACCACGCCCAGGCAGCGAAGACACCAATCATCGTTGCTATCAACAAGATTGATAAGCCGGGTGCTAACCCCGACCGGGTCACTGAAGAGCTGGCCAAGTACAACCTGATTCCTGAAGACTGGGGTGGGGACACGATCTTCGTCAACATCTCAGCCAAGTTCGGCAAGAACATCGACGAGCTGCTGGACATGATCCTGCTCCAGGCCGAAATGATGGAACTGAAGGCCAACCCAGACCAAAACGGTGCCGGTTCCGTTGTCGAAGCACGGCTTGACCAGGGTAAAGGTCCAGTTGCGACCGTCCTGATTCAACAGGGGACCCTTCACGTTGGGGACCCGGTCGTTGTCGGCAATACCTTTGGTCGGATTCGGACGATGACCAACGAAAACGGTCGTCGGATCAAGTCCGCTACACCAGCCACGCCAGTCGAAATCACCGGGTTAAACGATGTGCCAGAAGCCGGGGACCGGTTCGTGGCCTTCGACGATGAAAAGACGGCGCGAGCAGCCGGTGAAGCCCGGGCAAAGCAGGCCCAGGAGAAGGAACGGCAACGGACTTCTCACGTTACCCTGGACAACCTCTTCGCCACGATGCAGAAGGGGAAGATGAAGACCCTGCCGCTGATCATCAAGGCCGATGTGCAGGGTTCCGTTGAGGCCCTGAGCCAGAGTCTGCAGAAGATCAAGGTTGATGGCGTCCGGGTGGACATCATTCACCAGGCCGTTGGTGCCATCAGCCAGAGCGACGTTACCCTGGCCGAGGCTTCCAACGCCGTTATCATTGGTTTCAACGTTCGGCCAACACCGGTTGCTAAGTCGCTGGCTGATTCCAACAACATCGATATTCGGCTTCACCGGGTCATTTACAAGGCCATCGAGGAAGTTGAAGACGCCATGAAGGGGATGCTGGAACCAGTCTACAAGGAAGAGACGATTGGTGAAGTTGAAGTTCGTCAATTGTACAAGGCTTCCAAGATTGGGACGATTGCCGGTGGGATGGTTACTTCCGGTAAGATTACCCGGGATTCCAAGGTTCGTCTGGTTCGTGACGGCGTGGTCGTTTACGAAGGTGAACTGGGGAGTCTGAAGCGGTTCAAGGACGACGTTAAGGAAGTCAAGGCCGGCTTTGAATGCGGGCTGACGATTGCCAACTACAACGACATCAAGGAAAATGATGTGATCGAAGCTTACCAAATGAAGGAAGTTCCGGTTAAGTAGAACTGAAGGAGAATTTTATGCCAAGCAAACAATTTCGGGTTGACCGCCTGGCTGGGGAAATCCAGCGGGAGGTTGATGATATCCTGTTAAAACGGGTGCGTGATCCCCGGGTGAAGGGCATTACGATTACCGGCGTTGACGTGACCGGTGATCTTCAGCAGGCCACCATTTACTACAGTCTGCTGTCCGATTTGGCTTCCGACGGTGAGAAGGCCCAGGCCGGCCTTGACAAGGCAACCGGCCTGATCCGGAGCGAACTGGGGGCCCGCTTGAACATCTTCAAGACCCCGGCCATCAAGTTCGAACGGGATAAGTCAATCGCCTATGGCAGCCGGATTGATCAATTAATCAACCAGCTGCACCAACAGGAAAAGAACTAACAAGAGCGGGGCGGATTACCCCGCTTTTTATTTTTGTGGAGGAATGATGGAATGGATGGAATTATTCCCTTATACAAAGAACGCGGCATGACGAGCTTTGACTGCGTTAGTCGCTTACGCAGGATCCTGCAAACCAAAAAGATTGGCCACTCGGGGACCCTCGATCCGGCC comes from Limosilactobacillus sp. and encodes:
- the rimP gene encoding ribosome maturation factor RimP gives rise to the protein MSTVVETVKGLVEPILAEHDFYLYDIEFVKEGKSWYLRVYIDKDGGITLEDCATVSDQLSEALDNVEPDPIPQAYFLEVSSPGAERPLKNEQDYQRAVNDYIHVSLYQQIDGKKVYEGTLTKLSDKELTLDYMDKTRHRQVVIDRSKIAQARLAIKF
- the nusA gene encoding transcription termination factor NusA, with the translated sequence MSKSRVNEEMIGALNYLEKEKEIKKEVIIDALEQALETAYKQNYGEKNVEVEFNSLTGNIKVYAVKTITDDEEAVENDPNEFMSLEDARKLPHGQGYDVGDEIREEVTPRNFGRIAAQTAKQVVMQRLREEERKIIYNKYKTYENEIVTGEVSREDKRFTYVDLGDGVEGAMGFRDKMPNEHYHVHDRIQVYVSRVNDDKRGPQIYVSRTAPELLKRLFEREVPEIKDGTVLIENIAREAGDRAKVAVYSNDPNVDPVGTCVGPRGSRVQAIVNELDGENMDIVEYVKDPAQFIANALNPADVQDVIFNEPEEQPAPETEDTDQPAEDQVDTDTDAPETEETTASEAPAPKEVERSCTVVVPDNQLSLAIGKRGQNARLAARLTKYKIDIKSVSEMEELEKQEAMADEDAPVDTDDAPAAGDDQPTDAE
- the rnpM gene encoding RNase P modulator RnpM gives rise to the protein MKKRKVPMRKDIVTGEMMPKRQLIRVVKNKDGEVSLDPTGKKAGRGAYIAVDVAIAKRAKAERTFEKAFHVDLDDSFYDELIQYTDHLQARQELFGKDAKN
- a CDS encoding L7Ae/L30e/S12e/Gadd45 family ribosomal protein, which translates into the protein MQKTNQEAILNLLGLARRAGQLTSGEGIVLKNIQTNKAKFVFLASDAGAASVKKFTDKCKFYHVPCDQHFTREQLSQATGQARTVFGVMQSGFARKFEELTTME
- the infB gene encoding translation initiation factor IF-2; protein product: MAKERIYELAKELKMPSKNLVKVAKQQGMAIKSHMSSVTPEEANKLRSVVKNGSANSKGNKPQAKAKPAAQQKAKPAKHQAAKHQENHSHKSQQKASQQQHEERHEHKANHAEAQTRRENNENNNHQRHNGGGRFGGSLNNNNNNRHNKKRNKRNKHNKNRRLREVEHKQPTQRKDKPLPDVLEYTEGMNAQDLAKLLHRSPAEIIKKLFMLGVMINQNQSLDKDTIELLAADYGIEAKEKVEVDVSDIDKIFEEEEENTTHLVSRPPVVTVMGHVDHGKTTLLDKLRHSHITEHEAGGITQEIGAYQVHYNDQLITFLDTPGHAAFTEMRARGADITDITVLVVAADDGVMPQTVEAIHHAQAAKTPIIVAINKIDKPGANPDRVTEELAKYNLIPEDWGGDTIFVNISAKFGKNIDELLDMILLQAEMMELKANPDQNGAGSVVEARLDQGKGPVATVLIQQGTLHVGDPVVVGNTFGRIRTMTNENGRRIKSATPATPVEITGLNDVPEAGDRFVAFDDEKTARAAGEARAKQAQEKERQRTSHVTLDNLFATMQKGKMKTLPLIIKADVQGSVEALSQSLQKIKVDGVRVDIIHQAVGAISQSDVTLAEASNAVIIGFNVRPTPVAKSLADSNNIDIRLHRVIYKAIEEVEDAMKGMLEPVYKEETIGEVEVRQLYKASKIGTIAGGMVTSGKITRDSKVRLVRDGVVVYEGELGSLKRFKDDVKEVKAGFECGLTIANYNDIKENDVIEAYQMKEVPVK
- the rbfA gene encoding 30S ribosome-binding factor RbfA; protein product: MPSKQFRVDRLAGEIQREVDDILLKRVRDPRVKGITITGVDVTGDLQQATIYYSLLSDLASDGEKAQAGLDKATGLIRSELGARLNIFKTPAIKFERDKSIAYGSRIDQLINQLHQQEKN